From Sphingobacterium bambusae:
CTAAATGACGAATCTCCTTCACAAAAAGAGGAGCAACCATTTTACCGTCGTTTGCCACGGCGTTATAAAAAGCCAACATTTGCAACGGCGTTAGCCGTAGCTCATAGCCATAAGCCATTTGCACAAGCGACAATTTGCTCCAAGTACGACTGTCAGGCGTCTTCACCCAAGGTTTCACTTCCCCAGGGATCTGTAATCCTAAAGGCTGTCCCAAGCCAAAGTGATGCAATTTCGCTGTATATTTTCCGGGGTTTTCTCCGTAGTGTGCATGCACCAATTTTGCTACCCCCACATTCGATGACTCTTCAAAGGCCTCCTTCACACTCAACACCGATTTCTTTGGTGCGTGCGAATCCTTGATCGTGTGCGACGGAACTTTATATGTTCCATTTCCAATATCCACTCTTGTCGAGGTATCCACCAGCCCATCGTCCAACAAAGCCAAATAGCTAGCTAACTTAAAAGTTGACCCTGGATCGGCTCCCTGTGCGATGGCATAATTATATTTTTCGCGAAACACGCCCTCGCCATCTCTGGTAAAGTTGGCAATAGCGCGGACTTCACCTGTCTTCACCTCCATCAAAATCACACAACCATTATCCGCATCACTGGCAATAAGCTGTTTTTCCAAAGCTCGCTGTGCCATATCCTGCATATTGACATCCAGCGTAGAAATAATATCAGAACCATCAACCGGCGCGACTTCCACCTCACGGCTCACTGGTACCCAAACACCTCCTGCAATACGTTGCATCAATTGCGAACCACTTTTTCCATCGATATAGGATCCATACGCCCCTTCCAAACCAACCAACACAGTGTCGCCTTTGGTGTTTTTGTAACCAATCGTTCGCGCTGCAAGATTGGTAAATGGAAGTATCCTTTTGTTTTCCCGTACAGTAACCAAACTGGTAGAGTATCTTTTTTTCCCTTCTTTAAAAGAATGAAACAAAGGAAATCCTTTTACAACCTTTAAATCTTGATGAGAAACATTGCGTTTCAACAGCATATAGCGTGCTTTTTTTGCACGCGCATTTTTCAATTGTGCTAAATATTGTCGAGCCGATTTATCACCAAAATGCGAAGCCAATTGTCCAGCTAACGAATCGACCTTTGAATTGAACACATCACTCTCTTCAGCTGGAATAGACATGGCATCGAAACGCAACTCGTATTCAGGAACCGACGTAGCCAATAAACTACCATCGTTTGAATATATGTTACCTCGCGCAGCCTCGATCAATCGCTCCCTGATTGTTAAACTATCCACCATAGCGCGCCACTCGCCACCATCGACATATTGCAAATGCAGCAGCTTGCCAAAAACCAACAACGCGCCAAACACCATCAGCCCGAACGCCAGGTACACCCGAATAAGTATCGATTTCCTAATATTCATATGACTACGTGTTAACGTGTTACTACTTTTCTTTAACCACCTCTATTTTGATAGGTGGTTCCGTGCGCTCCTTTAAACCCAAGGTGTCTGCCCGTTTTGCTATTTCAGTCTGCGTCGTCAATTTCATCAACTCTGCAGACAAGGACTTATAATCCCAACTCAACTCCTTCACGTCGCGCCCTAATCGGTCAATAGATCTCACCGTTCGTTCAGCCAAATGGCGGTTAGAGATATACAACAATCCCAACAATGCCACAAAAGCCGCAAAAGGCAAGTTTTTAGCTACCAAATAACTGGACAGCTTCTTCGTTGAAAAAATAGACCGGAGAAAATTTTGCGTCTCTTCGACCTTCTCTTCAACTGATTCATTCATTTTTTCCTGAACTTCCTCACTTAATTCCTTGTCTTTTATCGTATTCTTCGACATCACAAAAAATTAAATGTTCCGTTCAGCGACACGCAATTTCGCACTGCGCGATCTATTATTGCTAGCCAACTCAACCTCACCTGCCGTAATAGCCTTACGACTGATCACTTTGAATGGCTTTATTTCATTTCCAAAAAAATCTTTCTCCACCTCACCCTTAAACTTCCCTTTCTGCATGAAGTTCTTCACTAACCTATCTTCCAAAGAGTGATAGGACATGACCACCAAACGTCCACCTGGCTTCAACACAGAAACAGTCTGTTCTAAAAAAGCCTGCAACGCCTCCAACTCCTGATTCACCTCTATACGCAACGCTTGAAACACCTGTGCATGATACTTATGCTCTTTGCCTTTTGGCACTAAACGCTTAATCACCTCTTTCAAACCAGCAACCGTTTCTATTGCAGCAGTCAAGCGCGCAGTCACAATTGTTTTTGCCAAAGAACGTGCATTCTGAATCTCGCCATACATACCAAAGATTCGGTGCAACTCCTCCTCGGCATAGGTATTTAAAACCATCTTCGCATCTAAATCAGCAACCTGATCCATACGCATATCCAGATCAGCATCGAAGCGAATGGAAAATCCACGCTCGGCAGAATCAAACTGATGCGAAGAAACACCAAGGTCACCCAACACCGCATCCACTTCTTTCACACCCAGCAGCCTCAAATTATTTTTCAAGAACTTAAAGTTCTGATGAATCAAGGTAAACCGCGGATCGTCGATCGCATTCTTTACCGCATCAGGATCTTGATCAAATGCTATCAATCGACCTTTCGGCCCCAGATGCTTCATAATTTCTCGCGAATGACCACCGCCACCAAACGTCACATCTACATAAACACCATCTGGCTTTATCGCCATAGCATCCATGCACTCTTGCAACATCACAGGAACATGGTAAACTCCGGCGCTAGTCATCCGAACCTCCTTCCAAGTCAAAACCTCCCATCACTTGCTCCGCTAGATCAGAAAAATCTTCCTCCGACAAAGCTCCTAGCTGTTCTTCATACTTCGCTTTCGACCACACCTCTATTTTCTCTAGGTTACAAGCCAACACCACATCAGCAGTAACTTCTGCATACTCCAACAAACTCTTCGGCAACAAAACACGTCCCGCCGCATCCAACATCAACTCGGTGGATCCACTCATGAACCTTCGCACAAAATCCCGATTCTTCGGCTGAAATTGATTAAGCCTAGATAATTGTTTCAATATCTTATTCCATTCAGCACGTGTATAAATGACCAAATTTTTCTCGAAGCCACGATTCACAACAAGCCCCTCACGCTCAACATCAGGCAGTTGCCTTTTGAGCGCGGCAGGAACCACCATTCTTCCTTTGGTGTCCAGCTTGCATTCGTATTCTCCAATCAAATAGTTCATTTCCTATGAGCCTAATCAAATTTTAAATGTAAAAGTATACACTTTCCCCCACTTTCCCCCACAATATCACACAAAAAAGTTTTCCACACCGAAAAACTGCAAAAATCACATATTGTAAAACAATAAAAAAAATTTAGAAATCGATGATTTACAATTATTTAATAAAACATATTTATTGCAAATATTTTTCTAAAAGTTCGATTGATATTTGTGGCAGAAACTCTCCTTGGTTTCACAAAAAAAACGAACATTGGAACCTAATTGAGAGAAAAGCCTCCTGCGTGGGGAAAAGTGGAGGCTATATGAGAAAAACAAAGCATGGTGGGAGAATGTGGTGGAAACGATATTCAAAGACTACGGCATTCGGAGAAACTGACACACAAACTTTCGTTATTCTCATCGAAATCCAATATTTTTGCGTAAAATCTAGCTGTCACTTTCTCTTGCCCTTTAAATAGAAGAAGCGACAGGTATGGTTTATTTTATTTTTAAATTTTTAGCATACATGTATAGAAGTCATAGCTGCGGCGAGTTACGTATTGCCGACACGAATAAAGAGGTAACACTTGCTGGATGGGTTCAAAAATCGAGGGATAAAGGGTTTATGGTATGGGTAGATCTACGCGACCGATACGGTATCACCCAATTAATTTTTGACGAATCACGCACAGATGCCTCCATCATGCAACAAGCGAAGGCTTTGGGTCGGGAGTTTGTTATTCAGGTGAAGGGCACCGTTATTGAACGGGAATCCAAAAATAGCAATATGCCAACTGGAGAAGTTGAAGTCTTGGTGAAAGAATTACAAGTTCTCAATGCTTCTCAAATCCCTCCTTTTACCATAGAGGACGAGACAGATGGAGGAGAAGATATCCGAATGAAATATCGCTACCTCGATATCAGACGTAATCCCGTCAAAAACAGCTTACTCTTCCGTCACAAAGTGACACAGGAAGTGCGCAATTATCTTTCGAATTTAGATTTCTGTGA
This genomic window contains:
- the mraZ gene encoding division/cell wall cluster transcriptional repressor MraZ, with the translated sequence MNYLIGEYECKLDTKGRMVVPAALKRQLPDVEREGLVVNRGFEKNLVIYTRAEWNKILKQLSRLNQFQPKNRDFVRRFMSGSTELMLDAAGRVLLPKSLLEYAEVTADVVLACNLEKIEVWSKAKYEEQLGALSEEDFSDLAEQVMGGFDLEGGSDD
- a CDS encoding penicillin-binding protein, with amino-acid sequence MNIRKSILIRVYLAFGLMVFGALLVFGKLLHLQYVDGGEWRAMVDSLTIRERLIEAARGNIYSNDGSLLATSVPEYELRFDAMSIPAEESDVFNSKVDSLAGQLASHFGDKSARQYLAQLKNARAKKARYMLLKRNVSHQDLKVVKGFPLFHSFKEGKKRYSTSLVTVRENKRILPFTNLAARTIGYKNTKGDTVLVGLEGAYGSYIDGKSGSQLMQRIAGGVWVPVSREVEVAPVDGSDIISTLDVNMQDMAQRALEKQLIASDADNGCVILMEVKTGEVRAIANFTRDGEGVFREKYNYAIAQGADPGSTFKLASYLALLDDGLVDTSTRVDIGNGTYKVPSHTIKDSHAPKKSVLSVKEAFEESSNVGVAKLVHAHYGENPGKYTAKLHHFGLGQPLGLQIPGEVKPWVKTPDSRTWSKLSLVQMAYGYELRLTPLQMLAFYNAVANDGKMVAPLFVKEIRHLGNTVERFQARVISKQIASKTAIDKVQGMLEGVMTEGTGKKLSSPLYSSAGKTGTAQMNDGARGYGARRYQSSFAGYFPAENPKYSMIVVIRNPRKGYYGGAIAGPVFKELADMVYANDLSLHGTFAARKVNVAGAKTPLTLGGSKEASNAVYEALGFHPTAWTALAQPTDSSAKGVPFVEVQIKEGIVPNVLGMGLSDAVFTMENAGFKTKVSGRGRVVTQSLVAGVKLKAGTPIVLALN
- the rsmH gene encoding 16S rRNA (cytosine(1402)-N(4))-methyltransferase RsmH yields the protein MTSAGVYHVPVMLQECMDAMAIKPDGVYVDVTFGGGGHSREIMKHLGPKGRLIAFDQDPDAVKNAIDDPRFTLIHQNFKFLKNNLRLLGVKEVDAVLGDLGVSSHQFDSAERGFSIRFDADLDMRMDQVADLDAKMVLNTYAEEELHRIFGMYGEIQNARSLAKTIVTARLTAAIETVAGLKEVIKRLVPKGKEHKYHAQVFQALRIEVNQELEALQAFLEQTVSVLKPGGRLVVMSYHSLEDRLVKNFMQKGKFKGEVEKDFFGNEIKPFKVISRKAITAGEVELASNNRSRSAKLRVAERNI
- a CDS encoding FtsL-like putative cell division protein, producing MSKNTIKDKELSEEVQEKMNESVEEKVEETQNFLRSIFSTKKLSSYLVAKNLPFAAFVALLGLLYISNRHLAERTVRSIDRLGRDVKELSWDYKSLSAELMKLTTQTEIAKRADTLGLKERTEPPIKIEVVKEK